A window of the Listeria swaminathanii genome harbors these coding sequences:
- the rpoB gene encoding DNA-directed RNA polymerase subunit beta, whose translation MSGHSGHDVKYGRHRTRRSFARISEVLELPNLIEIQTASYQWFLDEGLREMFRDISPIEDFAGNLSLEFIDYDLGEPKYSVEESKNRDANYAAPLRVKLRLINKETGEVKDQEVFMGDFPLMTEMGTFIINGAERVIVSQLVRSPGVYFNGKLDKNGKKGFGSTVIPNRGAWLEYETDAKDVVHVRIDRTRKLPVTVLLRALGFGSDQEIIDLIGDNDYLRNTLEKDNTDNAEKALLEIYERLRPGEPPTVDNARSLLVSRFFDPKRYDLASVGRYKINKKLHLKNRLFNQTLAETLVDPETGEIIASKGDILDRRNLDQIIPNLENGVGFRTLRPTDGVMEDSVLVQSIKIYAPNDDEKEINIIGNAYIEENVKHITPSDIISSISYFFNLLHGVGDTDDIDHLGNRRLRSVGELLQNQFRIGLSRMERVVRERMSIQDMTTITPQQLINIRPVVASIKEFFGSSQLSQFMDQTNPLGELTHKRRLSALGPGGLTRERAGYEVRDVHYSHYGRMCPIETPEGPNIGLINSLSSFAKVNKFGFIETPYRRVDPETNRVTDKIDYLTADEEDNYVVAQANSKLDEQGTFTEEEVMARFRSENLAVEKERIDYMDVSPKQVVSVATACIPFLENDDSNRALMGANMQRQAVPLMHPEAPFVGTGMEHVSAKDSGAAVTAKHDGIVEHVEAREIWVRRVSLVDGKEVTGGIDKYTLRKFVRSNQGTCYNQRPNVAEGDRVVKGEILGNGPSMDSGELALGRNVLVAFMTWDGYNYEDAIIMSERLVKDDVYTSIHIEEFESEARDTKLGPEEMTRDIPNVGEDALRDLDERGIIRVGAEVKDNDLLVGKVTPKGVTELTAEERLLHAIFGEKAREVRDTSLRVPHGGGGIVLDVKIFTREAGDELPPGVNQLVRVYIVQKRKIHEGDKMAGRHGNKGVISRILPEEDMPFMPDGTPVDIMLNPLGVPSRMNIGQVLELHLGMAARALGIHVATPVFDGANEEDVWSTVEEAGMARDAKTILYDGRSGEAFDNRISVGVMYMIKLAHMVDDKLHARSTGPYSLVTQQPLGGKAQFGGQRFGEMEVWALEAYGAAYTLQEILTIKSDDVVGRVKTYEAIVKGESVPEPGVPESFKVLIKELQSLGMDVKMLSADEEEIEMRDMDDDDFTNQNDAFNIVQPENAAAEKTE comes from the coding sequence TTGTCAGGACATTCAGGACATGATGTAAAATATGGACGGCATCGTACGCGTAGAAGTTTTGCGCGAATCAGTGAAGTACTTGAATTACCAAACTTAATTGAGATTCAAACAGCTTCTTACCAATGGTTCTTAGATGAAGGGCTACGTGAGATGTTCCGCGATATTTCGCCAATTGAGGATTTTGCGGGTAATTTATCTTTAGAATTCATTGATTACGATCTTGGAGAGCCGAAATATTCGGTAGAAGAATCTAAGAACCGTGATGCAAACTATGCGGCTCCACTGCGCGTGAAGTTGCGCCTAATCAACAAAGAAACCGGCGAAGTAAAAGACCAAGAAGTATTTATGGGTGATTTCCCACTAATGACTGAAATGGGTACGTTCATTATTAATGGGGCAGAACGTGTTATCGTTTCCCAATTAGTTCGTTCTCCAGGGGTTTACTTCAATGGAAAACTAGACAAAAATGGTAAAAAAGGCTTTGGTTCTACTGTCATCCCTAACCGTGGGGCTTGGCTTGAGTATGAAACAGATGCTAAAGACGTTGTACACGTTCGTATTGACCGTACACGTAAATTACCAGTAACTGTTTTACTTCGTGCACTAGGCTTTGGTTCCGATCAAGAAATTATTGACTTAATCGGGGACAATGACTACTTGCGCAACACGCTTGAAAAAGACAACACTGACAATGCTGAAAAAGCACTTCTAGAAATTTATGAAAGATTACGTCCGGGTGAACCCCCAACAGTTGATAACGCTAGAAGCTTACTAGTTTCTCGTTTCTTTGATCCAAAACGCTATGATCTTGCAAGCGTTGGACGTTATAAAATCAACAAAAAATTACATCTGAAAAACCGTCTATTCAACCAAACATTAGCAGAAACTTTAGTAGATCCAGAAACTGGTGAAATTATTGCTTCTAAAGGTGACATTTTGGATCGTCGTAATTTAGATCAAATTATTCCTAATTTAGAAAACGGTGTAGGTTTCCGTACACTTCGTCCAACTGATGGAGTTATGGAAGATAGCGTACTCGTTCAATCTATTAAAATCTACGCACCAAATGATGACGAAAAAGAAATCAATATCATTGGTAACGCGTATATCGAAGAAAACGTAAAACACATCACGCCTTCTGATATTATTTCATCCATTAGCTACTTCTTTAACTTGCTACATGGTGTTGGCGATACAGATGACATCGATCACCTAGGTAATCGTCGTCTTCGTTCTGTTGGTGAACTTTTACAAAACCAATTCCGTATCGGTTTATCTCGTATGGAACGTGTGGTTCGTGAACGTATGTCTATTCAAGATATGACTACAATTACACCACAACAATTGATTAATATTCGCCCAGTAGTTGCATCTATCAAAGAATTCTTTGGTAGCTCGCAGTTATCTCAGTTCATGGATCAAACAAATCCACTTGGCGAACTTACACATAAACGTCGTCTTTCAGCGCTTGGACCTGGTGGTTTGACGCGTGAACGTGCTGGTTATGAAGTACGTGACGTGCATTACTCTCACTATGGCCGTATGTGTCCGATTGAAACGCCAGAGGGACCAAACATTGGTTTGATTAACTCCCTTTCTTCTTTCGCAAAAGTAAATAAATTCGGCTTTATCGAAACACCTTACCGCCGCGTAGATCCTGAAACAAACCGTGTTACAGATAAAATTGATTATCTAACTGCGGATGAAGAGGATAATTACGTAGTAGCGCAAGCGAACTCGAAATTAGACGAACAAGGTACTTTCACAGAAGAAGAAGTTATGGCTCGTTTCCGTTCAGAAAACTTAGCGGTAGAAAAAGAACGTATTGACTACATGGATGTATCTCCTAAACAGGTTGTATCTGTTGCGACAGCATGTATTCCGTTCCTTGAAAACGATGATAGTAACCGTGCGCTAATGGGAGCGAACATGCAACGTCAAGCAGTTCCTCTTATGCACCCTGAAGCTCCATTTGTTGGAACAGGTATGGAACACGTATCTGCAAAAGACTCTGGTGCTGCTGTAACTGCCAAACATGACGGTATTGTAGAACACGTTGAAGCTCGCGAAATTTGGGTTCGTCGTGTATCTCTAGTGGATGGCAAAGAAGTAACTGGTGGAATCGATAAATATACTTTACGTAAATTTGTTCGTTCTAACCAAGGTACTTGTTATAACCAACGCCCAAACGTTGCAGAAGGTGACCGCGTTGTTAAAGGAGAAATCCTTGGTAACGGTCCATCAATGGATTCCGGTGAACTTGCACTTGGTCGTAACGTACTAGTTGCGTTCATGACTTGGGATGGTTATAACTACGAGGATGCGATCATCATGAGTGAACGTCTTGTAAAAGATGACGTTTATACTTCGATTCATATTGAAGAATTCGAATCAGAAGCTCGTGATACAAAACTCGGACCTGAAGAAATGACTCGTGATATTCCAAACGTTGGGGAAGACGCTTTACGTGATCTTGACGAACGTGGAATTATCCGTGTTGGTGCTGAAGTAAAAGACAACGACCTTCTAGTTGGTAAAGTAACACCAAAAGGAGTTACTGAATTAACTGCAGAAGAACGTTTACTACACGCTATCTTTGGTGAAAAAGCACGTGAAGTTCGTGATACTTCATTACGTGTACCTCATGGCGGCGGCGGAATCGTGCTTGACGTGAAGATCTTTACACGTGAAGCAGGCGACGAACTACCACCTGGTGTAAACCAATTAGTACGTGTTTATATTGTACAAAAACGTAAAATCCACGAAGGCGATAAAATGGCCGGACGTCATGGTAACAAAGGGGTTATCTCCCGTATTTTACCTGAAGAAGATATGCCATTTATGCCAGACGGAACACCTGTTGATATCATGCTTAACCCACTAGGGGTACCATCTCGTATGAATATCGGACAAGTACTTGAGCTACACTTAGGTATGGCTGCTCGTGCTTTAGGAATTCACGTTGCAACACCAGTATTTGATGGTGCGAATGAAGAAGACGTTTGGAGCACAGTGGAAGAAGCCGGTATGGCCCGCGATGCGAAAACAATTCTTTATGACGGACGTTCTGGTGAAGCATTCGATAACCGTATCTCTGTTGGTGTAATGTACATGATCAAACTTGCCCACATGGTTGATGATAAACTTCATGCGCGTTCAACTGGACCTTACTCTCTAGTAACGCAACAACCGCTTGGTGGTAAAGCACAATTTGGTGGACAACGTTTTGGGGAAATGGAAGTATGGGCACTTGAAGCATATGGTGCCGCTTATACACTTCAAGAAATCCTAACGATTAAATCCGATGACGTGGTTGGTCGTGTGAAAACTTACGAAGCGATTGTTAAAGGCGAAAGCGTTCCAGAACCTGGTGTGCCAGAATCCTTCAAAGTACTCATCAAAGAGCTTCAAAGTCTTGGAATGGACGTTAAAATGCTTTCCGCAGACGAAGAAGAAATCGAGATGCGTGACATGGATGATGACGACTTTACTAATCAAAATGATGCCTTCAATATCGTACAACCGGAAAATGCAGCCGCTGAAAAGACTGAGTAA
- the rpoC gene encoding DNA-directed RNA polymerase subunit beta' has product MLDVNNFEYMKIGLASPDKIRSWSHGEVKKPETINYRTLKPERDGLFCERIFGPMKDWECSCGKYKRVRYKGVVCDRCGVEVTKSKVRRERMGHIELAAPVSHIWYFKGIPSRMGLVMDMSPRALEEIIYFASYVVTEPGDTPLEKKQLLSEREYRVYREKYGKGFSAGMGAEAIKKILADIDLEKETNDLKEELKSAQGQRRTRAIRRLEVMEAFRNSGNNPSWMVLDVLPVIPPEIRPMVQLEGGRFATSDLNDLYRRVINRNNRLKRLLDLGAPNIIVQNEKRMLQEAVDALIDNGRRGRPVTGPGNRPLKSLSHMLKGKQGRFRQNLLGKRVDYSGRSVIVVGPNLKMYQCGLPKEMALELFKPFVMKELVGRGLAHNIKSAKRKIERMAPEIWDVLEEVIREHPVLLNRAPTLHRLGIQAFEPTLVEGRAIRLHPLVCTAYNADFDGDQMAVHVPLSAEAQAEARILMLAAQNILNPKDGKPVVTPSQDMVLGNYYLTLEREKAVGEGTIFKDINEAQLAYQNGYVHLHSRIAVFAGSIPNERFTDEQRNQLLITTVGKLIFNTILPKSFPYINEPTKFNLEIETPAKYFVDTTTDVRAHIAAQELIDPFKKKILGNIIAEVFKKFHITETSKMLDRMKDLGFKISTKAGMTVGIADILTLEEKHEILEKAHDTVEKITKSFRRGLITDDERYERVIAVWNAAKDEIQGKLILSLDRLNPIFMMQDSGARGNISNFTQLAGMRGLMADPSGRIVELPITSNFREGLTVLEYFISTHGARKGLTDTALKTADSGYLTRRLVDVAQDVIIREDDCGTDRGLTIKAIREGTEIIEPLEERLEGRYSRKTIRHPETKEVIARENDLITEAIATQIVDAGIEEVTIRSAFTCNTKHGVCKKCYGKNLATGTEVEVGEAVGIIAAQSIGEPGTQLTMRTFHTGGVAGDDITQGLPRIQEIFEARNPKGQAIITEVGGEVVSIEEGRDRQQEITIQGTDDRRSYNIPYTARLRVEEGTIVERGEALTEGSVDPKALIRVRDVLSVQEYLLAEVQKVYRMQGVEIGDKHVEVMVRQMLRKIRVMDTGDTNILPGTLMDIHTFTEANREAILSGSQPATGRPVLLGITKASLETDSFLSAASFQETTRVLTDAAIKGKRDELLGLKENVILGKLVPAGTGIGRYRKLKSEVIKETAEVTDEITNI; this is encoded by the coding sequence TTGTTAGATGTTAATAATTTTGAGTATATGAAAATCGGTCTGGCATCTCCAGATAAAATTCGTTCATGGTCTCATGGTGAAGTAAAAAAACCTGAAACCATCAACTACAGAACGCTTAAACCTGAACGTGACGGCTTATTCTGTGAAAGAATTTTTGGACCAATGAAAGACTGGGAATGTTCTTGTGGTAAATACAAACGTGTTCGCTATAAAGGCGTAGTTTGTGACCGTTGTGGAGTAGAAGTAACGAAATCAAAAGTCCGTCGTGAACGTATGGGCCATATTGAACTCGCAGCTCCTGTTTCTCACATCTGGTACTTCAAAGGAATTCCAAGCCGTATGGGTCTTGTTATGGATATGTCCCCACGTGCATTAGAAGAAATTATCTACTTTGCATCCTACGTGGTTACAGAACCAGGCGATACTCCACTTGAAAAGAAACAACTTTTATCTGAACGTGAATACCGCGTTTATCGCGAAAAATATGGTAAAGGTTTCTCAGCTGGTATGGGCGCAGAAGCTATCAAAAAAATCTTAGCCGATATCGACTTAGAAAAAGAAACAAATGATTTAAAAGAAGAACTAAAATCTGCACAAGGCCAACGTCGTACTCGTGCGATTCGTCGCTTGGAAGTTATGGAAGCTTTCCGTAATTCCGGCAACAACCCAAGCTGGATGGTACTTGATGTGCTACCAGTTATCCCACCAGAAATTCGTCCAATGGTACAACTTGAAGGTGGCCGTTTTGCAACAAGTGATTTGAATGACTTATATCGTCGGGTAATCAACCGGAACAACCGTTTGAAACGCCTACTTGATTTAGGTGCACCAAACATTATCGTGCAAAATGAAAAACGGATGCTACAAGAAGCTGTCGATGCTCTAATCGATAACGGTCGTCGTGGTCGTCCAGTAACAGGTCCAGGTAACCGTCCGCTTAAATCCCTTTCTCACATGCTTAAAGGGAAACAAGGTCGTTTCCGTCAAAACTTACTAGGTAAACGTGTCGATTATTCTGGTCGTTCCGTTATCGTAGTTGGACCTAACTTAAAAATGTACCAATGTGGTCTTCCAAAAGAAATGGCGCTTGAATTATTCAAACCATTTGTTATGAAAGAACTAGTTGGACGCGGCTTAGCACACAACATTAAGAGTGCTAAACGTAAAATCGAACGTATGGCTCCAGAAATCTGGGACGTATTAGAAGAAGTTATTCGTGAACATCCGGTATTACTTAACCGGGCGCCTACGCTTCACAGACTTGGTATCCAAGCATTTGAACCAACTCTAGTTGAAGGTCGCGCAATCCGTCTTCACCCTCTTGTATGTACAGCTTACAACGCTGACTTTGATGGTGACCAAATGGCGGTTCACGTTCCTTTATCCGCAGAAGCACAAGCAGAAGCACGTATTTTAATGCTTGCAGCTCAAAATATTTTGAACCCTAAAGATGGTAAACCAGTTGTAACACCTTCCCAAGATATGGTGCTAGGTAACTACTACCTTACTTTAGAACGTGAAAAAGCTGTCGGCGAAGGTACTATCTTCAAAGATATCAATGAAGCACAACTTGCGTATCAAAATGGCTATGTACACTTACACTCTCGTATTGCTGTATTTGCTGGTTCGATTCCAAATGAACGTTTCACTGATGAACAACGCAATCAATTATTAATTACGACTGTTGGTAAATTGATTTTCAACACAATCTTACCAAAATCGTTCCCTTATATTAATGAACCAACGAAATTCAACCTAGAAATCGAAACACCAGCTAAATATTTCGTTGATACAACAACTGATGTTCGTGCTCATATTGCGGCACAAGAACTAATCGACCCATTCAAGAAGAAAATTCTCGGTAACATTATCGCAGAAGTCTTCAAGAAATTCCATATTACCGAAACTTCAAAAATGCTTGACCGTATGAAAGATCTTGGTTTCAAAATCTCGACTAAGGCCGGCATGACAGTAGGTATTGCGGATATCTTAACACTTGAAGAAAAACATGAAATTCTTGAAAAAGCACATGATACAGTTGAAAAAATCACTAAATCATTCCGTCGTGGTTTGATTACAGATGATGAAAGATACGAACGCGTTATCGCTGTATGGAATGCTGCCAAAGATGAAATCCAAGGAAAACTGATCTTGAGTTTGGATCGCTTAAACCCAATCTTCATGATGCAAGATTCCGGAGCTCGTGGTAACATTTCCAACTTTACACAGCTTGCTGGTATGCGTGGACTGATGGCTGACCCATCCGGACGTATCGTAGAATTACCGATTACATCTAACTTCCGTGAAGGTTTAACGGTCTTAGAGTACTTCATTTCTACCCATGGTGCGCGTAAAGGTCTTACCGATACAGCCCTTAAAACAGCCGATTCCGGTTACCTTACTCGTCGTCTTGTTGACGTGGCTCAAGATGTTATCATTCGTGAAGACGATTGTGGCACTGACCGCGGTCTTACAATTAAGGCTATTCGTGAAGGTACTGAAATCATCGAACCACTTGAAGAACGTCTGGAAGGTCGTTATTCTCGTAAAACAATTCGTCACCCAGAAACAAAAGAAGTTATTGCACGTGAAAATGACTTAATTACAGAAGCAATTGCAACTCAAATCGTTGACGCTGGAATTGAAGAAGTAACTATTCGTTCTGCATTCACATGTAATACTAAACACGGCGTATGTAAAAAATGTTATGGTAAAAACTTGGCAACTGGTACAGAAGTCGAAGTTGGAGAAGCAGTTGGTATCATCGCTGCCCAATCTATCGGGGAACCAGGAACTCAGCTTACTATGCGTACTTTCCATACAGGTGGGGTTGCCGGAGACGATATCACGCAAGGTCTTCCACGTATTCAAGAAATCTTTGAAGCACGTAATCCGAAAGGGCAAGCTATCATCACTGAAGTTGGCGGTGAAGTTGTTTCTATCGAAGAAGGTCGTGATCGTCAACAAGAAATCACTATCCAAGGTACAGATGACCGCCGTTCTTACAACATTCCTTACACTGCTCGCTTACGTGTAGAAGAAGGAACTATTGTTGAACGTGGGGAAGCTCTAACTGAAGGTTCTGTGGATCCTAAAGCCTTGATTCGTGTTCGTGACGTATTATCCGTTCAAGAATATCTACTTGCAGAAGTACAAAAAGTTTACCGTATGCAAGGGGTAGAAATTGGCGATAAACACGTTGAAGTAATGGTTCGTCAAATGTTACGTAAAATCCGCGTAATGGATACTGGTGATACAAACATCTTACCAGGTACATTAATGGATATTCATACGTTTACAGAAGCCAACCGTGAAGCTATCTTAAGTGGTAGCCAACCAGCAACAGGTCGTCCAGTTCTTCTAGGGATTACAAAAGCTTCCCTTGAAACTGATTCCTTCTTGTCTGCCGCATCATTCCAAGAAACAACTCGTGTCTTGACAGATGCTGCAATCAAAGGTAAACGTGACGAACTTCTAGGACTTAAAGAAAATGTTATCCTAGGTAAACTTGTTCCAGCTGGTACAGGTATTGGTCGTTACCGCAAACTGAAATCCGAAGTTATCAAGGAAACAGCTGAAGTAACTGACGAAATCACAAATATTTAA
- a CDS encoding HAD family hydrolase encodes MITHVIWDMGETLNTVPNTRYDHHPLDTYPEVVLRKDAKETLEKVKQLGFKQAILSNTATSDTEVIKRVLTNFGIIDYFDFIYASNSELQPGKMEKPDKTIFDFTLNKLQIDKTEAVMVGNTFESDIIGANRAGIHAIWLQNPEVCLQDERQPLVAPPFVIPVWDLADVPEALLLLNKVST; translated from the coding sequence TTGATTACACATGTTATTTGGGATATGGGCGAAACATTAAATACTGTACCAAATACCAGATACGACCATCATCCTCTCGATACGTACCCAGAAGTAGTGTTACGGAAAGACGCCAAAGAAACGCTCGAAAAAGTAAAACAACTCGGATTCAAACAAGCCATTCTAAGCAACACCGCAACTAGCGATACCGAAGTAATAAAACGCGTTCTAACTAATTTCGGCATCATCGATTATTTTGACTTCATTTACGCCTCCAATTCCGAACTCCAACCAGGAAAAATGGAAAAGCCAGATAAAACCATTTTCGATTTCACGCTAAACAAACTTCAAATTGATAAAACAGAAGCAGTAATGGTCGGAAATACATTTGAAAGTGATATTATTGGCGCAAATCGTGCGGGTATCCATGCGATTTGGCTGCAAAACCCAGAAGTCTGCCTTCAAGATGAGCGCCAGCCCCTTGTCGCACCGCCATTTGTTATACCAGTTTGGGACCTAGCCGATGTTCCTGAAGCCCTTTTATTATTAAATAAAGTTTCTACTTGA
- a CDS encoding glycoside hydrolase family 1 protein, whose amino-acid sequence MTEVKKQFPKGFLWGGATAANQVEGAYDVDGKGLSTADMVKFIPKEERTRDLELDVSKAEIEAIIAGKVEGRFPKRDGVDFYHHYKEDIALFAEMGFKTFRLSLNWARIFPNGDDKEPNEKGLEFYDKVFDELLKYDIEPLVTLSHYETPLNLTLKYNGWADRRVIGFFTNYAETVFKRYKNKVKYWLTFNEINVISLSAYTGGGVLLEDAKNPLELSYQAGHHQFVASALATKLAHEIIPGSQVGCMLARMATYPATNNPDDILKAQYENQQNLFFTDVHARGEYPSFMNRFFQENDIHIVKEVGDDEILKAHTVDFISFSYYMSLSATASPEGDRSAGNLMGGVKNEYLESSDWGWQIDPKGLRWTLNDLYSRYELPLFIVENGLGAYDTVEEDGKIHDDYRIDYLRKHIEQMKEAIADGVDLIGYTSWGPIDLVSASTSEMSKRYGFIYVDQDDWGKGTLERSRKDSFFWYKKVIETNGEDLD is encoded by the coding sequence ATGACTGAAGTGAAAAAACAATTTCCAAAAGGATTTTTATGGGGTGGAGCAACTGCTGCGAACCAAGTTGAAGGCGCTTACGATGTAGATGGTAAAGGCCTTTCCACAGCAGATATGGTCAAATTCATTCCGAAAGAAGAACGCACGAGAGACCTTGAACTAGATGTATCTAAAGCAGAAATCGAAGCAATTATCGCAGGGAAAGTAGAAGGAAGATTCCCTAAACGTGATGGCGTTGATTTTTATCACCACTATAAAGAAGACATCGCATTATTTGCCGAAATGGGCTTTAAAACGTTCCGCCTATCACTAAACTGGGCACGTATTTTCCCGAACGGTGATGACAAAGAGCCGAATGAAAAAGGCCTTGAATTTTATGATAAAGTGTTTGATGAATTATTAAAATATGACATCGAGCCACTTGTGACACTTTCTCACTATGAAACGCCACTAAATCTTACTTTAAAATATAATGGTTGGGCTGATCGTCGCGTTATCGGATTTTTCACGAATTACGCAGAAACAGTTTTCAAACGTTATAAAAACAAAGTGAAATATTGGCTAACTTTTAACGAAATCAATGTTATTTCACTTAGCGCATACACTGGTGGTGGCGTACTTTTAGAAGACGCGAAAAACCCACTTGAACTTTCTTACCAAGCAGGACATCATCAATTCGTAGCCAGCGCACTTGCAACAAAATTGGCGCATGAAATTATTCCAGGCTCACAAGTTGGCTGTATGTTAGCTCGTATGGCGACATATCCTGCGACTAATAATCCAGATGATATCCTAAAAGCACAATACGAAAACCAACAAAACCTATTTTTCACAGACGTACATGCTCGCGGTGAATATCCAAGCTTCATGAACCGTTTCTTCCAAGAGAACGACATTCACATCGTAAAAGAAGTTGGCGACGACGAAATCTTGAAAGCACACACAGTTGATTTCATCTCATTCAGCTACTATATGTCCCTATCCGCAACAGCTAGCCCAGAAGGCGACCGCTCAGCCGGAAACTTAATGGGCGGCGTGAAAAACGAATACCTTGAGTCTTCCGATTGGGGTTGGCAAATTGACCCGAAAGGCTTACGCTGGACACTAAATGACTTATATAGCCGCTACGAATTACCACTTTTCATCGTAGAAAATGGCTTAGGTGCGTATGATACAGTAGAAGAAGACGGCAAAATCCATGATGACTACCGAATCGACTACTTGCGCAAACACATCGAACAAATGAAAGAAGCAATTGCTGACGGCGTAGATTTAATTGGTTACACAAGCTGGGGCCCAATCGACCTAGTAAGTGCCTCCACAAGCGAAATGTCCAAACGCTACGGCTTCATCTACGTAGACCAAGACGACTGGGGCAAAGGAACATTAGAACGCTCCCGCAAAGACTCATTCTTCTGGTATAAAAAAGTAATTGAAACAAATGGTGAAGATTTAGATTAA
- a CDS encoding InlB B-repeat-containing protein, whose product MIKKQSSLLRILFVVTAILGISLWVNMSQGLEVQAESIAEPTPINKIFTDPALADEVKAELGKTSVADEVTQTDLNQITRLEADGKGISSIEGIQYLTNLNMLGLTDNQITNLAPLAHLTNLESLYLGENKISDVTPLSGLTQLTFVQLSINQIKDVTPLAKLTNLNYLDLRENQISDASPLGNMMELTTLKLDKQQITVAPILYQSNLVAPDILKNVFGEVVAPTTISNNGTFASPNITWNLDSYTGEVSYDFNQTVTLGANGKVTFAGTVVQPITDAYVTTFDINGVTTTEQVAVNTLVTEPTTPTEQGYTFDGWYDAKTGGNEWDFAADKMPAANMTLYAHFTINSYTANFDIDGKTTSQTVNYQALLQEPTTPTKEGYTFTGWYDAKTGGTKWDFATGKMPAANMTLYARFTKDPSSDTITITPGKDDKGDKSNAASKANNSENTKLPKTGDNSSMIPTILGTLFIGSALLVLRKNTSNL is encoded by the coding sequence ATGATAAAAAAACAATCTTCGTTACTACGCATTTTGTTCGTAGTAACAGCTATCTTGGGTATTAGTTTATGGGTTAACATGAGTCAAGGCTTGGAAGTTCAGGCGGAGAGTATTGCCGAGCCGACGCCAATTAACAAAATCTTCACGGATCCAGCATTAGCTGACGAGGTGAAGGCGGAACTTGGAAAAACTAGTGTCGCTGATGAAGTTACGCAAACAGATTTGAATCAGATAACTAGACTTGAGGCAGACGGCAAGGGAATAAGTTCAATAGAAGGAATACAATATTTAACTAATTTGAACATGTTAGGTTTGACCGACAATCAGATTACTAATCTTGCACCTCTTGCACATCTTACTAATTTAGAGTCTTTATATTTAGGTGAAAATAAAATTAGTGATGTGACGCCACTTTCAGGATTGACACAGTTAACATTCGTACAACTTTCTATTAATCAAATAAAAGATGTAACCCCACTTGCTAAGCTAACGAATTTAAATTATTTAGATTTACGGGAAAATCAAATCAGTGATGCAAGCCCATTAGGTAATATGATGGAACTAACCACATTGAAACTTGATAAACAACAAATAACAGTTGCTCCAATCCTATACCAGTCTAATTTAGTTGCACCCGATATTTTGAAAAATGTATTTGGGGAAGTAGTAGCACCAACGACGATTAGTAATAACGGCACATTCGCTAGTCCGAATATTACTTGGAATCTAGATAGTTATACTGGCGAAGTAAGTTATGATTTTAATCAAACAGTTACACTTGGCGCTAACGGAAAGGTTACTTTTGCGGGGACGGTAGTTCAGCCGATTACAGATGCGTACGTTACTACTTTTGATATTAATGGAGTGACAACAACGGAGCAGGTAGCGGTAAATACATTAGTAACTGAACCAACTACACCGACAGAACAAGGTTATACTTTTGACGGTTGGTACGATGCGAAAACTGGCGGGAATGAGTGGGATTTCGCAGCAGACAAAATGCCAGCAGCGAATATGACACTATACGCGCACTTCACGATAAACAGCTATACAGCAAACTTCGATATTGATGGAAAAACAACGAGTCAAACAGTGAATTATCAAGCCTTACTACAAGAACCAACTACTCCAACAAAAGAAGGTTACACATTCACAGGATGGTATGACGCAAAAACTGGCGGAACTAAGTGGGATTTTGCAACAGGTAAAATGCCAGCAGCGAATATGACTTTATATGCTAGATTTACTAAGGACCCTAGCTCAGATACGATTACAATTACACCCGGAAAAGATGATAAAGGCGACAAATCAAATGCAGCAAGTAAAGCAAACAATAGTGAAAATACTAAGCTTCCAAAAACAGGTGACAATTCGAGTATGATTCCTACAATTTTAGGGACATTGTTCATCGGATCAGCATTGCTAGTCTTACGAAAAAACACTAGTAACCTTTAA